The Geothermobacter ehrlichii genome has a window encoding:
- the ffh gene encoding signal recognition particle protein — translation MFDNLTEKFEAVFKKLRGHGRLTEENIQEALREVRLVLLEADVNFRVVKDFVAAVRERAIGQDVLKSLTPAQQVIKIVREELARLMGEGEENDLDLAARPPVPVMLCGLQGAGKTTTCGKLALYLRRQKRNPLLVPADIYRPAAIEQLKTVGRQLGIEVFDSQPGEDPVRICEQAREYAALNGFDTLILDTAGRLHIDEELMGELVRIRDSLEPREILFVADAMTGQDAVTVADSFNQQLDVTGVILTKLDGDARGGAALSIRAVTGKPIKLVGLGEKMDALERFHPDRMAQRILGMGDVLTLIEKAQAAVEAEDAAKMEEQLRKEGFTLETFRDQLQTIKKMGSLESLLKLIPGAGKAMKQMQGMQLPDKELKKIEAIINSMTRQERRNHRLLNGSRRLRIARGSGTTVQDVNQLIKRFTEAQKMMKKMQKLGPKGLKGMMRGMPF, via the coding sequence ATGTTCGATAATCTGACGGAAAAATTCGAGGCCGTCTTCAAGAAGCTGCGCGGCCACGGCCGGCTGACCGAGGAGAATATCCAGGAGGCCCTGCGCGAGGTCCGCCTGGTGCTGCTCGAGGCGGACGTCAACTTCCGCGTGGTGAAGGATTTTGTCGCTGCGGTGCGGGAGCGGGCCATCGGGCAGGATGTGCTCAAGAGCCTGACCCCGGCGCAGCAGGTGATCAAGATCGTCCGCGAGGAGCTGGCGCGGCTGATGGGGGAGGGGGAGGAGAACGACCTCGACCTTGCGGCCCGGCCGCCGGTGCCGGTGATGCTCTGCGGCCTGCAGGGCGCCGGCAAGACGACCACCTGCGGCAAGCTGGCGCTGTATCTGCGGCGGCAGAAGCGCAATCCGTTGCTGGTGCCGGCCGATATCTACCGTCCGGCCGCCATCGAACAGCTCAAGACCGTCGGCCGTCAGCTCGGCATCGAAGTCTTCGACAGCCAGCCAGGCGAGGATCCGGTGCGTATCTGCGAGCAGGCGCGCGAATACGCCGCCCTGAACGGATTCGACACCCTGATCCTCGATACTGCCGGCCGGTTGCACATCGACGAAGAGCTGATGGGCGAGCTGGTCCGCATCCGCGACTCTCTCGAACCGCGGGAGATTCTGTTCGTCGCCGATGCCATGACCGGCCAGGACGCGGTGACCGTCGCCGACAGCTTCAACCAGCAGCTCGACGTCACCGGGGTGATCCTGACCAAGCTCGACGGTGACGCCCGCGGCGGCGCCGCGCTTTCGATCCGGGCGGTGACCGGCAAGCCGATCAAGCTGGTCGGCCTCGGCGAGAAGATGGATGCCCTCGAGCGGTTCCATCCCGACCGGATGGCGCAGCGCATTCTCGGCATGGGCGATGTCCTGACCCTGATCGAGAAGGCGCAGGCCGCCGTCGAGGCGGAAGACGCCGCGAAGATGGAAGAGCAGCTGCGCAAGGAAGGCTTCACGCTCGAAACCTTTCGCGATCAGCTGCAGACCATCAAGAAGATGGGGTCGCTGGAGAGCCTGCTCAAGCTGATCCCCGGCGCCGGCAAGGCGATGAAGCAGATGCAGGGGATGCAGCTGCCGGACAAGGAGCTGAAGAAGATCGAGGCGATCATCAACTCGATGACCCGGCAGGAGCGGCGGAACCACCGTCTGCTCAACGGGTCGCGCCGGCTGCGCATCGCCCGTGGCAGCGGTACCACGGTGCAGGATGTCAATCAGCTCATCAAGCGCTTCACCGAGGCGCAGAAGATGATGAAGAAGATGCAGAAGCTCGGCCCCAAAGGGCTCAAGGGAATGATGCGCGGCATGCCTTTCTGA
- the rpsP gene encoding 30S ribosomal protein S16, with protein sequence MAVKIRLARGGAKKKPFYQVVVADERFPRDGRFIAKLGQYDPKVDPPMVNLKEDLTLEWLRKGAQPTDTVRSLLRGSGIWAKFKEQQQGA encoded by the coding sequence ATGGCAGTAAAAATCAGGCTGGCCCGCGGCGGCGCCAAGAAGAAGCCGTTCTACCAGGTCGTCGTTGCCGATGAGCGTTTCCCGCGTGACGGTCGTTTCATCGCCAAGCTGGGCCAGTATGACCCGAAAGTCGATCCACCCATGGTCAATCTGAAGGAAGACCTGACCCTGGAATGGCTGCGCAAAGGGGCCCAGCCGACCGATACCGTGCGCAGTCTGCTGCGCGGCAGCGGCATCTGGGCCAAGTTCAAGGAGCAGCAACAAGGGGCTTGA
- a CDS encoding KH domain-containing protein, with product MKELIEFIAKSLVENPEAITISEEEGEDGTILIKLAAAQDDMGRIIGKQGRTAKAMRTLLNAKATRENKRASLQIME from the coding sequence ATGAAAGAGCTGATCGAGTTCATCGCCAAGTCCCTGGTGGAAAACCCCGAGGCCATCACCATTTCCGAAGAGGAAGGTGAGGACGGCACCATCCTCATCAAGCTGGCCGCCGCCCAGGACGACATGGGTCGGATCATCGGCAAGCAGGGACGGACGGCCAAGGCCATGCGGACCCTGCTCAATGCCAAGGCCACCCGGGAAAACAAGCGGGCCTCGCTGCAGATCATGGAGTGA
- the rimM gene encoding ribosome maturation factor RimM (Essential for efficient processing of 16S rRNA), with protein MATESQHLALVGKVVGTHGLQGDLKVRSHPENQSALLAATCLYLRQEDGELLRLVPVRTGASRGNLLFRFRGYGHISRVEHLVGCQVLVDPDELERTEEEIFWFEIAGFEVVDRERGPIGRLVDMFRTAAHGIYVVDGPYGEVLIPAIPQFVEGLDAEARVLRVDVPPGLYPDA; from the coding sequence ATGGCGACGGAGAGTCAGCATCTGGCCCTGGTGGGCAAGGTGGTTGGCACCCATGGACTGCAGGGGGACCTGAAGGTCAGGTCCCATCCGGAAAATCAGAGCGCGCTGCTCGCCGCTACCTGCCTCTACCTGAGACAGGAGGATGGGGAGTTGTTGCGTCTGGTTCCGGTTCGCACCGGCGCCAGCCGGGGCAATCTGCTCTTTCGTTTCAGGGGATACGGACATATCAGCCGGGTCGAACATCTGGTCGGTTGCCAGGTGCTGGTCGATCCGGATGAACTGGAGCGGACCGAAGAAGAGATCTTCTGGTTCGAAATCGCAGGCTTCGAGGTCGTCGACCGGGAAAGGGGGCCGATCGGGCGCCTGGTCGACATGTTTCGCACCGCCGCGCACGGCATCTACGTGGTCGACGGTCCCTACGGGGAGGTGCTGATTCCGGCCATTCCCCAGTTCGTCGAGGGGCTGGACGCCGAGGCCCGGGTGCTGCGGGTCGACGTGCCGCCCGGACTCTATCCGGATGCGTGA